A region of the Nitrospinota bacterium genome:
TGCAGGCGCCTGCTCTTTCACCTGGGGCGGCTGTTGCTGTTGCTGACCGCCGCTTCCGATCTTTGCTATCTCCGAGCTCAGGGAAGAGGTTAACGAAGCGATCGATACGCCTGCGCCTCCAAGGGCTTCATCCTTTATCCTTCCTCGGACCCGGATAACGGTCTTTCCCAGCCCAAAAAGTTTTTTCTTTTCCCCTACCTCTTCGATCTCTACCTCGGAACGGTGAGCTCCAAGAGACAAGAGCAGTATTTCTACCGCTTCCTCGTAAGTATCGCCGTCAGCTTCTGTCCAATCCATAATTTCTCAGGCCTCCTCAGCGCTTCTGTTTACATACCATTGCTGTGCAATGGAAAGTATGTTGTTCACCAGCCAATAAATAACAAGCCCCGAAGGGAAGTTAATAAACATCACGGTAAAGACTACCGGCATTAACAGCATCATGTTCCTCTGTACGGGATCGTTCGCCTGCGGAGAGAGCTTTTGCTGGAGGAACATCGACAATCCCATCAATAGAGGGGTGACATAGTAGGGATCTTTCAGCGAAAGGTCGTGTATCCACCATATGAAATCCGCCCCTTTAAGTTCGATCGATTCGAGCAGAACCTTGTAAAGCGCGATAAATACAGGTATCTGAAGGAATATGGGGAGACAGCCGGCCAGCGGATTCACCTTGTGCTTCCGGTAAAGGAGCATCAGCTCTTCGTTCATCTTCGTCTTGTCGTTCTTGTACCTCTCCTGAAGTATCTTCATCTGGGGCTGGAGTTTTCGCATTTTGCTCATCGACTGGAAACTTTTCTGCGTGAGCGGGAAAAAGAGTATCTTTATGACGACCGTGATAACGATTATCGCCCACCCGAAATTGTAAAAAACCGAATCGTGCAGCCAGACCATTACCCTGTAGATCGGCTTGGCGATAATATCAAACCAGCCGTAGTTGATCACCTTCTGGAAACCGCGGTTCTGCTTCTTCAACTCGGAGACCATCTTCGGCCCCGCGTACATGTAAAAGCTTATCGGCTTCCCGCTTCCGGGGGATACAAGCTGGAGGGTATTGGAATAGATATCATCCTCTACCTCCCTCTGGGTCATCTTCGCTTCCCTGTCCTCGGGGAAAAAGGCGACGCAGTAATACCTGTTCGTCAGTCCGGCCCATTCGATCTTCCCTTCGTATACATTCTCTTTATCCATATCCGGTGTTTTTGTCAGACGTTTTCCGTCAATGTAGATTACCGGGCCGTCATATGAATACATCTTGTCCTTGATATCCCCAAGCCCATACCAGCCTATTCCAAACGCGGAACCTTTCACGGAAGAGCCGGAATGGCTGAGTGAGACCTCCATATCCGCCCGGTGCGAATTGTAATGGAAAACTATCTTCTTCTTTATTTCAAAGCCGGTGGCGAGACTGTGTACGAAAAGCACCTCCGCATCCCGGTTCTTTTCGGATAACATTATCTTCGCCGGAGCATTTACTTCAAACACGGTCTTGTTGATCTTCTTCGTCGCATCAGCTGATGAGAATTCAAGTGAAAGCGGCTTCATTTCCAGACCCTGCTTTACCAGTTCAATCGGATTGCCATCGTCGTCCCCAAAGCCTGAGAGCTTCCATGAAGTAACCACTCCTCCGATATTTGAAAGGGTGACTACAGCGTATCCGGTATCGATGAAAATTTTCTTTTCGGACCCCCTCTGGTTACCGGTCGAACTTTCACCGGCATCCTGCTGTAGAGAGGCAGTAGGGTCCAAAGGAGTAACGTCTGGCTGAGCGCTACCGAGCACGATTTCCGCATCCTCATGGCTGAAAACATCGGGATCCACCGTCTCAATTTGCGCCGGGGCTGTTTCCTTCTCCTGTACCTGCTCTTTCTGTTGTTCAATTTTCTTTAACTTGTTCGCCTCGATTACGTCGCCGTACCTGTGGAAGTACCACATATTCCAAAATATCATTACGACGATCGAAAGGAAGATGGCTGTAAGTGTCTTTTTATCCATTTGTCATTTTACCGGGTCGAAACCGCCAGGGTGGAAAGGGTGGCATTTTGATATTCTTTTTACTGAGAGCCAGACGCCTGTAAAAACACCATGTTTTTCAATGGCATCACTGCTGTATTGAGAACAGCTGGGGAAGAACCTGCAAGATGGGGGTAGAAATGGGCTAATTGCCGCCTGGTAGCCGCGTATCATAAATAACAAAAACCGTTTCATTCAGCAGGTCCCAACGCAAAACATGCGCGGGAAAGGATCAGCCGCCAATCGAGCGTACAAAGCTTTCAAAGCATTTCTTCAACGCCTGGTAACTCTCCAGCCGCTCACCCTTTCTCGCAATTACTACAACGTCCAGGCCTTTCAATCTATCCAGGTTCTCCCTGAACAGGGCGCGCGCTCTCCGTTTAAAACGATTGCGGCTTACCGCCTTGGCCAATATCCTTTTCCCGGCAATAATTCCAAGCCGGCTACATTCCAAACCGCTATCGGCGAAATAAAAGACAAGGTTGCCAGTGACGAATTTCCTTCCCGCAAATGCGGAATCGAATTCGCGACCCCCTGATAACCGTGTCTCCTTAAACCGGATACGCAAATTAAACAGTAAGGCGCGCTCGGCCTTTCTGCCTTCGCCTTTTGAGAACTGCCTGACCGTTTGCCGTAGACATTCTCTTCCTGAAACCGTGAGTCCTTTTTCGCCTAATGTTACTAGGTTGGTATGGCCTTTTCATAATCCGGTTAATCTACATGAAAGCGGGGGGGCTGGTCAAACTTTTTCGACATTTATTTCGAATTAAACAATTATTTATTCAATTGTTAACCTTTTGGCCCCCCACACGGCATTACACCAAGCCCCCCAGTGAGGGAAATAAATCGGTTTTGGAGTCGCAAAAGAAAAGATTATTCTTTTTCGGCAAGGTCACCGTTAAAAGTTGAAACACTTTAAAAAATCATTCCCCTTGCAACATACTGATAATAAAAGAAATCTCTAGAGTTTTTGGTATTTTATCCACAGTCGCCCCGCTCAGCGGGGTTGAAAGTTGCTCTTCTATTGGCTACCATCCAATCGGAGGAGCTGTGGGGAAGAAACTTTACCGAAAATTGTGTGCATCGGTTTTCCCCGAAATAAATCTTTTTAAATGTGGAATTTGGCAGGAAGTAATATGGAATTCGGAAAAATCTTTGGTAAAAAGCCTGCTACATGGGTAAAGAGGCCCAAGTATACAACCTCTGTCGAGCAAATAAATGAAATAGGCGAAGCGGAACGGCAATCCCTTCGAGTGGTTGAAGATACGTTCCAGTTCAGAACAAACGACTACTATACTTCCTTGATCGACTGGGAAGATCCTGACGACCCCATCCGGCAAATATCAATTCCGAGCATACGCGAGCTGGAGATGAATATGGACTGGAGCCTTGATGCGTCGTGCGAGGAGGATTATACGAGGGGTGGAGGGATTCAACACAAATACTCAAACACCGTACTCCTGCTGGTTAATAACGTCTGCGGAACATACTGTCGATTCTGTTTCCGTAAAAGATTATTCATGAATGACAACGACGAGGTTGCCAGGAATATCTCTGAAGGGCTTGCGTACATTGCGGAAAACAGCAAAATTACAAATGTCCTTTTAACGGGTGGGGATCCGCTCATCCTCTCCACACCTAAGCTGGAAGAGATAATCCGCAGGCTAAGGGAGATCAAGCATGTCAAGATAATCAGAATTGGCAGCAAAATGCCTGCTTTTAATCCATTCAGGATATTGAACGATCCATCTTTGCCGGAGATGCTCTCAAAATACAGCTTGGCCACGAAAAAGATATACCTGATGGCACACTTCAATCACCCGAAGGAATTGACCGAACACTCCATCGAGGCAATGACTGTTCTGCAAAGACATGGCGTAATAACCACCAACCAGACGCCCATCCTGCGGGGGATAAATGACAGCCCCAACACCCTCTACGAGCTTTTTGAAAAACTTTCATACATGGGAGTCCCCCCATATTATGTATTTCAGTGCCGCCCGACACAGGGGAATGAAATGTTCTCCCTCCCTCTTGAGGAAGCCTATGGGATATTCGAAAAAGCCCAAAGCATGGCCTCGGGGCTCGGCAAAAGGGCACGATTTGTCATGTCCCACCAAACCGGTAAAATTGAAGTTATCGGCCTTACCGAGGAGCAGATATTCATGCGGTACCACCGATCACCCGACAATGCGAACCGGGACGGAATAATGGTTTTCAACAGGAATTCCCAGGCATACTGGCTTGACGACTACGAAGAGGCCGAAAAGATCATCTCAAGCAGATACATGATGAACCCGGCATAATCCCCCGCGTCCACCATCAATCTCCGGCTTTCGAAGCTCCCTTTATCAGTGTGAAATATTTTTCATTGAAACACATTGGGATGATATATACTCAAATATCAAAATAATCTAGGCCGGTTTGACAAAATCGCTGAGCCAATTGAGGAGGTACTTCTGTGGAATACGAAAGTATTCAAAAAATTTACAAGCTGTATTCGGGTTTCTATGATTTGTTGTTCAAACAGATTTTCTTTCCGAGGCAGGAGTACGCTATCAGCCAGATGGACATTAAACCGGGCGATAAAGTGCTTGATGTAGGCATTGGAACCGGGCTGACCCTGGGGTGCTACCCAAAGGATTGTCATGTTACCGGGATAGACCTCTCGGCCGCCATGCTGAAAAAGGCGCATCATAAAAAAAACAAACTCGGCCTCGACAACGTAACATTGCTGGAAATGGACGCATGCGAACTTGCTTTTGACGACAACCAGTTCGACCATGTAATTTCCACATTCGTCCTGACCGTCGTCCCTGACCCCGTGAAAGCTCTGTCCGAAATGAAAAGGGTGTGCAAGAAAGGGAACTCCATTGTCTTTATCAATCACTTCGCCAGCGAAAACAAGTTCCTTGCCTGGACCGAGGATAAACTCGACCCTCTTTGCAGAAAACTTGGGTGGAGAAATACCGAGTCGTTATCCGATCTTTCGGCACGGGCAAATCTCGAAATAGCTTCATGCACCCTTTTGAAAAAATTCGACCTATGGCCAATAGTTTTTGCAACAAACAACAAATAGGTCTTTGGCTTAGCGTTTTATTTTTTTCGTTTGCGATTTCAGGTGAGGCAGCCGCCTCACCTCTCCAGGATAAAAAAGGTGAACTCCCACTACCTTTCCAGGTCGGCGAAATACTGATTTTCCAGGTTGAATGGCTTTTCCTTGATGCCGGACGCGTCACCGCGACAATCCCTGAGAAGATAAAGGAAAACGGCAGGGAACTTCTCCACTTCACCCTCCATACTGAAACCACAAACCTTTTAGACGACATTTGGACAATGGACGACTGGTTCCATTCGTACTGGGACATAAATGAGAGAGCAACCAGGAAATTTACCGTTAAGATTCGTGAAAGCACATACAAAAAGGACAAACTGATACTGTTCGACATTGAAAACGGTATCGCTACCGTGACTAAGAACAGCGACGAACCGAAGGAAATACCTCTTAAACGTGGAGCGCAGGACTTCTTCACGGCTGGTCATATGTCCCGCACCCTGCCGCTGAAGAAGGGGGGGGACTACAGATATCCGGTATTCGAAGACGACAAAAATTATGATGCGCAGATAGTCGTGGTCAAGAAAGAAACAATCGAGATCATGGGGGGGAAGATCGATACGATCCTTATCCACCCGAAGATCAGCTTCGAGGGGGCTTTCCATAGTAAAGGCACACTCCATGTATGGCTTTCCGACGACGAGTACCGCGCGCCTGTAAAACTAAAGCTCTACACCCTTTTCGGCGCGGTTGATATTACCCTGATCGAATATGGCGGAATAAACCTCAATATCGTCTACCCGGAAAAAAATAATGGCAAAAATAGCGCTCGCACAAATTAATCCGACTGTCGGCGATCTCGACCTAAACCGAAAGATGATCATCGATTTTGCAAGAAAGGGTGAGTCCCTGGGGGCCGACATAATTGTATTCCCCGAACTCGCCATCACCGGCTATCCGCCGGAGGATCTTCTGTTGAAAAGAAGCTTTATCGAAGCCGCATGGAAGAACCTTACCGAAATTGCCCGGAGCATCCAAAACACATGGGTCGTGGTAGGAACCCCGCACCGAGAGGATGGAAAGCTTTATAACGGCGCGGCGGTGCTCCACAAGGGGAAGATTGAAACAATAATCCACAAGACGCATCTCCCGAATTATGGAGTGTTCGATGAAAGACGGTACTTCACCCCGGCTGAAAATGTTGCCTCTGTCAAAATGGCCGGAATTACTACTGCAGTTACCATCTGCGAAGACATCTGGGTAAATTCAGGTCTGCCGCACGACCTCTGCGCAAGAGAGGATATTGACCTCATAATTAATATCTCTTCATCCCCGTTCCATACCGGAAAATCCGAGGAGCGCAAGAATAAAGTCACCGGGTTCGCCTCCAGCCATCAAAAGGAGCTGGCATACTGCAATTTGGTCGGAGGCCAGGACGAACTGGTTTTTGACGGAGGATCGTTCTTCTGCGACACAAAGGGGAAAGTTACCGCGTCACTCAGGGAGTTCGAGGAAGATCTGATAGTCGTGAAAGCGGGAGAGGAGAATTCCGGCGGCGCTTCAGCATTTCACTCCTTTCCAAGATCGTATGCATATCCTGAAAATGTCTTTGAAGCTCTGAAAAAAGGATTGAAGGATTACCTGTCCAAAAACTCTTTCCATGATGTTGTCATAGCCCTGTCCGGCGGCATTGATTCGGCTCTTACCGCGTCAATCGCCGTTGCAAGCCTCGGAGCCGAGAGGGTGAGAGGGATTGCCATGCCTTCAAGGTTTTCCTCACCGGAAAGCCTGCAAGATGCGCGCGAACTTGCGGAAAACCTCGGCATGAAATTCGATGTCATCCCCATCACAGAGCTGATGGATTCCTTCGGAAAGGCGCTTTCCGGGGTGTTCGAGGGGACAAAACCCGGGATCGCGGAGGAAAACATACAGGCCAGAATTCGCGGAACCCTTATCATGGCGGTAAGCAACAAATTCGGAAGTCTTGCCCTGGCAACAGGCAACAAAAGCGAAATAAGTGTAGGCTACTGCACTCTTTACGGCGACATGGCGGGAGGTTTCGCGCTTATTAAAGACCTTCCGAAAAACATGGTCTACGATCTTGCGAAGTGGATAAACGGAAATTCCCCCACTCCCAACATCCCGGCAAGGAGTATTGAGAAGGAACCGACCGCGGAACTGAGACCAAACCAGAAGGATTCCGACTTTCTGCCGGAATACAAAATACTGGACCCGATACTTAAACTGTATGTCGAAGAGGAAAAAAGTATTGAAGAGATAATTTCTCTCGGATATATTGAAGGCGATGTGAGGAAGGTATCTCGTTTGGTGAATCAAAACGAATACAAAAGGAGGCAGGCTGCTCCAGGAGTAAAGATATCACCGAAATCTTTCGGAAAAGACAGGCGAATGCCTATTACAAACAGATTTTTTGAGACATAGGGAAGAAGATGACAAACTGGGTACCAAAAAAAATATTTTTCACAAGAGGCGTTGGCGTCCACAAAGACAAATTGCGTTCTTACGAGCTGGCGCTTAGAGATGCCGGAGTAGAACGCTGCAACCTGGTTGAAGTATCTTCCATACTCCCCCCCAAATGTAAAATCCTAAGTAAAAAAGAGGGACTTAAATACATATCGGGCGGGATGATAACCTTTTGCGTACAGGCGCGGCTAACCAGCAACGAACCCCACAGGCTGATAGCAACAAGCATCGGGTGCGCAATTCCCGCCAACCAGTCGCTATACGGATATCTCAGCGAGCATCACAACTATGGTGAAACTGAAAAGGTGGCCGGCGACTATGCTGAAGACCTTGCGGCAGGAATGCTCGCGACAACACTCGGCATCGATTTTGACGAGGATAAAAGCTGGGATGAAAAAAGACAGATATACAGGATCAGCAACAAAATCGTAAGAACAAGGAATATCACTCAAACAGCGGTTGTAAAAGGGAGAAATCACCACACCGTCGTTGCGTTAGCGGTATTCATTCTGTAACAAGTGAGGCCAGGAAGGGAAACCTGCTTTTACTCGGCGAAAGTGAGCATAAAAGCCGGGCCTCTTTCCTTCCTGCTCCCCCTCCTTGCATTCTTGTCCGTAGTCCTGTTCCATCCCCAGGCGGTAGCGGAAGATAAAAACGTTTCCGATTTCGACAGAAGCAAAATGGAGGGGCCTCTTTCCATTACCGCCGACTATATAAGGCATTATCGCAAGGAAAATCGCGCAGAAGCCAAAGGAAACGTGGCACTGGAATATAAGGATACTCTCCTTACCGGAGATGAATGTGAAATAGACAGCAATACCGGCCTTGGAATCATGAGAGGCAATGCCAGGATACAAACAGAAGAGATTCTGCTTGGCGGTTCTAAATTCGAATTTTTCCTGAACTCCAGCCTCGGCACAATGGAGAATATGACCGGCTATACGAGGGATGGTTTTTATTTCACTTCCAAAAAAGCTGTCCGGATAAAGGAAGACCAGTATCGCCTTACGAAAGGAACCTTAACAACATGCGACCCGGAAAATCCCGATTGGGTTGCCAAAAGCGGACGGGTGGAATTAACTCTTGAAGATTTCGCAACTTTTTACAATATGTCATTTTACTTCAAGGGAATCCCTGTCTTTTATACACCTTACTGGGCGGTGCCAAGCATAACAAAAAGAACTACAGGTTTTCTGGAACCAAGCTTTGGCTGGTCATCCCGGGACGGGGATTATTTGAACCTGACCTATTTTATAGCGGTATCGGATCAGGACGATATAACCCTTTACCTCGACTACCTTTCCAACAGAGGAACCCGTGAAGGATTCGAATACAGGTATTTCTTCGCAAAGAACACATATGGAAAATTCAATTTCGACTATGCCGACGACCGTATTGCGGATAAATCGCTCTGGAAGCTCGATTATACACACAGGCATAAATCCAAATCCGCTTTATACAGCAGAGTAAAGCTTGACGAAGAGAGCGAAGTCAGTTATTCAAAGGTTTTTAACGATGACGATACCGCACTGAGGTCGAAAAAATATACCGACTCATTCATAGAGTTCAGCTATCTCTTCCCGGGAAGCTCGGCATCCATGTTTGCCAGGTCTTACAAGGATATGGGTGACCTTTACCCTTTAAATAAAAACTTCTACAGCAAGAAACCTGAGATTTCCGCCAATATCTACCCAAGGCGGTTGTTTAATACCCCGCTGATCGCGGGAATCCAAAACACTATTACAAATTTGGAAACGGAAACAGTTGGACCAAACCCGGTTGACATAAAAAACACAAGCCGGCTTGATGTACGGCCAATGCTCTCTTTGCCTCTTGTTCCGTTCAATGGCTTCAATTTCATGCCTTGGGTGAACGGTATCGGAACCTGGTACAGCCATAATAAAATCGATGAAAGCCCCCTTTACGTTTCCTATTACACCGCAGGCGCCGCAATGGAAATCCCGAAAGCATATAAAATATTCCGTCTAGGCGACCAGGATTTGAAACACACCCTCACCCCGATAATCAGCTACCAATATATCCCTGGATATGAAGTAGATGATGAAAGACTGAAGGTTCCGCTTATAGACCACCTTGAACAATCGACGCCAATAAGCCTTCTGAATTTCAGCCTTGAGAACAGCGTTCTGCAAAAAAGCGCCGGAAATACACTTGGCCAGGAAATTATCCGGCTCAACATCACACAAGGTTACGACTTCAGGGAGGCAAACAGGATCACGGTTGGGGAAAAGGATAAAAACAAACCGCTATCAAATTTGAATTTAGACCTGGATTCGAAGCCGCTCCCATGGATGGTACTCAATACCGCTCTATCCTATAACCATTATGAAAATAAACCCGACTCAACCATAACCGAGGCAGGAATCGCTCTTAAAAACGGATTTTTCATCTCTTATCAGAAAACAATAAATCGCCTGCCGGAGGCAGTTTTCTCTTCCGGGATCATGGGAGTTTCGGTGGAGAGAGGATGGTCAGCTGAGATCTCGACAATTTATGATGAAATAAACTATGAAAATCCATCAACCATGCTGGATATCACCTACAAATCGTGCTGTTTCACGGTAGATGTTGCCGCCCAAAAATATTACCGCACAAGAGTTCTTGAGGATAATACCTACGAGAGATACCTCGATACTAAATTCTTTCTCCTCTTCAGCTTCAAGGGCTTTGGAGATACCGGAAATAAGGTTGCCCCGATAGTCGGTCGAAAGATTTAAAACTATCCGTAGAAGACGCTGTTTTTAGATATTTAAATAAAACATATCTACTCTACATTTGCTGTATCTTCTTTATTTATAACAAGTTACAATGAAGCGGCTAAATTCGGCATTGAGGAATGGTATTTATGTTTTCAACTTTTCCGAAAATATTCCGATAATGGAACGGAAGTTGCTCATATTGGGCTACATGAACCTTTATGACAATTATTTGACAGATTGGGGCGGTTACTGCAGGACCCATAGCGCCTATATGCAGTCAGGTTCCATGTTCTATAATAGGAGAAAGCGCAGTGCCTGACAGGTTGATGTTTGTATTTCCTGGCGTGGAATCTGAGACTTTTTTTGAGGGGAGAGCAAATATTACCCAATTCATCCCGCAGCCTAAAAAAATGCCCGCCAATCAGGTATTCGGATACTACATACCTGCGGGTGACAAAGCACCTCCCGAGATCAAATCAACTCAAATATGGCACCTACCTGACAATACTGACAAGAACAGCCTGATACTCGAAGGGCTCCGCTTCACCGATGATGTCCCTTCAAAACTGCAAACAGTCAACAGTGGTTACTTGACCTCCGTTGATGGCAAGATGAAGGTGACAAAAATTTTCGAGATTTACGAAGATATTGACGCAAGAACCGGGGATATAAAGGCTGACTCCTCTATTCTCCTTCATGGAACTGTAACCCAGGGTATTGAAATAATCTCCGAAGGTGATATTGAGGCCCGCGGTTTGATCGAAGACGCGACCTTAAGGGCCAAAGGAAGCATCGTTGCCAAAGGGGGAATTTCCGGAAACAACAAAGGGAAAATAGTAGCTGGCGGCAACATGTACAGCACCTTCATCCAACAGGCGGATATTGAGGCGATGGGAAATATTCTTGTCGATGGCGCGATAATAAACAGCAATATCCTTTGCGGTAAAAAGATCATCGTAAGGGGGAAAGGGCTTCTTGTCGGCGGAAAGGTCATGGCCCGTGACGGAATTGAAGTTCTGCATCTAGGCACAGAAGCCGCAATTGCCACAGAAGTGGAGATAGGATGCAATCCTTTTCAGAGAACCCATGTGGAAAGGATCGAAAAGGAAATAGCCGATTTGGAACAGGGGATGAAAACGATAATCGTACAGATAAAACATCTCGAACACGAACTAATGGGATTCGTCAAATTCCAGACCAGAGATCTCGCAACCGCCCTGTTCAACACCGCGGAATTCGTGCAAAAAGAAGGGAGTGATTTTGGTGAAGAAAAACTTCACCAAATCAATAGATTCGGCTCCGGCATTATGAGACTTATGAGAATGACGGGGGAGATTGAACAGCTGAAGGAAGAGCTCAAAAGGGTCAGCAGTTCGGAAACTTACTCAAAAAAAGCACGGATCCAAATCGGCAAAACAGCCCACCCAGGTGTAACCATCAAGGTACAAAATACATCCTTAAGACTGATGAGGGAATACGACCACGTCTCCTTTTACTACAGCCCCGAAAAGGGGGAGATCGTGGCAGGATTTTGAAAATGAAAATAGATTTACTAACCCAAGCGAAAGGTTAAGCAGATATGTCAACTTTAATTGCGATTATATTCGGTATGGGTCTCATGCTTGGCGCCATTTTGGCCGGTGGCTCACTTTCAGTATTCATCAGTCCCCCCTCAATGATGATTGTTATGGGCGGCACTATCGCCGCTCTCTTTATCAGTTTTCAGTTACCGCGGGTTATGAAAGTAACAGGCGTGCTCATCCAAATTTTCAAGAGGGACGAACAGAATCCAAGCAATGTAATCGCCGAGATCGTAAAGCTGTCCTTTAAATCAAGGCAACAATCGCTTCTGGCGCTGGAAGACGACATGAACAAACAAAAACACAGATTCATAAAACTTGGCCTTGGAATGGCCATTGACGGAAGCCCCGGTCAGCTTATACGCGAAGTCATGGAAACCGAGCTCGATTTCATCCAGGTCCGGCACCGAAGAGGCGAACATATTTTCAGAACCGCCGCCCGGTATTCCCCTGCGTTTGGTTTGATAGGAACGCTTATCGGCCTTGTGCAGATGCTTCAGGCCTTTGGTGAATCGACTGGAGCAAGCGCCGCCTCGCTTGGCGTCGGTATGTCGGTCGCGCTTATAACTACCTTCTACGGCTCCATGATGGCTAACCTTTTCTTTAACCCAATCGCGGAAAAGCTCAAAGCGCGAACCGAAGACGAGGTACTTACCACCCAGATAATAATCGAAGGGATCGTCATGCTCCAGGCAGGAGCGAATCCGCGTGTTATTGAAAGAAAACTGAATTCATACCTGCCGCCTGAAGCGCGCCAGAACCATTACGAACGGATGATGAAACGCCAAAAAGGGGCATAATATCGAATGGGTAAAAAGCTATATCGACAGATAGAGGTCGAAAGACTTGTTGCCGAAGCCGAAGAAGAGGGTTTAGCTGAATCCGGCTGGCTTGCCACCATGGCAGACATGATGACCCTCCTTCTCACCTTTTTCGTTATGCTGTTGGCGCTTGCCGCGCCGGAATCGCAAAAATACATTGAAGCATTATCTGAGGTGGGAAGCGCATTCGGAGGAAAATCACTTGTAGAAACCAAGGCTGAAGAAAAAAAGATAAAAAAGAAAGACATAAAAGAAGAGCTGAAGAAAGTGATAGAAGATAACAACCTTTCCAAGGATGTCATTGTAACGGAAGACAGCCGGGGGCTTGTAATTTATTCAAGAGGTGACTTCTTTTTCAAACCCGGAACTTCCGAACTGATCCCGGAAACCCAGTTTTTTCTAAAACGGATAACGAAAATACTTAAGGATACAAAAGGCGATATCATGATCGAAGGGCATACGGACGATCTCCCCCTAAAACCGGGAGGACGATATCCCACCAACTGGGAACTTTCTTCGGCCAGGGCCTCTTCAGTCGCGAGATATTTTATTGAAGATATGAAACTCCATCCGGGGCGTTTTATCGTGGCCGGCTATGCGGAATTCAAACCAAGGTACGCGGTTATTCCCGCAAACCGGGGGAAAAACCGCAGGGTTGAAATCATCTTAATGAAAAAATAAAAGGAATAAATCAATGAGCGAACCTTCAGGCGGACCGCCAAAACAGATCAGAAAAGACTTCAGGGTTAAACTGGCCGCCTCTGTCCGCTATCGCGTAGCGAAAAAGGTCGGGGAAAAATATGTTCTTTCACCCTTTTTCAAAGGGATAGGCGTAGACTTTTCAGGGGGAGGGGCAGCCTTTAAAATAGGGAACTCAATTCCCAAGGGATACCTGCTCTACCTGGAAATCTTTTTCCCCTTCGACAAATTTCCAGTATCTGTCGTTGCCGAAGTCATCAACATTAAAGAAGATACTTTGAAAGACAAAAAGGTCTTTCTCTGCATTACGAGGTATCTGCTCATGTCGCCAACCATCAACGACAGGATGATCGGCTACTTTATCAATGACGCGGCAAGAGGGGCGGCTAGCCAGCAAAACGAATAAGACTTTGCCTTTATAACGGCCATCAACCCCCTTCTTCGCCACTTCCGCCTTACGTAAACTTTTTGCCTTTCCCGAACTCTATGGAATTTTCACAAACAACCAGTTTCAAATTGGAATAGAAGCATTATTGCTGTAAAGTCTATCCATGAATTTCTATAACTAT
Encoded here:
- a CDS encoding FapA family protein; its protein translation is MPDRLMFVFPGVESETFFEGRANITQFIPQPKKMPANQVFGYYIPAGDKAPPEIKSTQIWHLPDNTDKNSLILEGLRFTDDVPSKLQTVNSGYLTSVDGKMKVTKIFEIYEDIDARTGDIKADSSILLHGTVTQGIEIISEGDIEARGLIEDATLRAKGSIVAKGGISGNNKGKIVAGGNMYSTFIQQADIEAMGNILVDGAIINSNILCGKKIIVRGKGLLVGGKVMARDGIEVLHLGTEAAIATEVEIGCNPFQRTHVERIEKEIADLEQGMKTIIVQIKHLEHELMGFVKFQTRDLATALFNTAEFVQKEGSDFGEEKLHQINRFGSGIMRLMRMTGEIEQLKEELKRVSSSETYSKKARIQIGKTAHPGVTIKVQNTSLRLMREYDHVSFYYSPEKGEIVAGF
- a CDS encoding NAD+ synthase, which produces MAKIALAQINPTVGDLDLNRKMIIDFARKGESLGADIIVFPELAITGYPPEDLLLKRSFIEAAWKNLTEIARSIQNTWVVVGTPHREDGKLYNGAAVLHKGKIETIIHKTHLPNYGVFDERRYFTPAENVASVKMAGITTAVTICEDIWVNSGLPHDLCAREDIDLIINISSSPFHTGKSEERKNKVTGFASSHQKELAYCNLVGGQDELVFDGGSFFCDTKGKVTASLREFEEDLIVVKAGEENSGGASAFHSFPRSYAYPENVFEALKKGLKDYLSKNSFHDVVIALSGGIDSALTASIAVASLGAERVRGIAMPSRFSSPESLQDARELAENLGMKFDVIPITELMDSFGKALSGVFEGTKPGIAEENIQARIRGTLIMAVSNKFGSLALATGNKSEISVGYCTLYGDMAGGFALIKDLPKNMVYDLAKWINGNSPTPNIPARSIEKEPTAELRPNQKDSDFLPEYKILDPILKLYVEEEKSIEEIISLGYIEGDVRKVSRLVNQNEYKRRQAAPGVKISPKSFGKDRRMPITNRFFET
- a CDS encoding putative LPS assembly protein LptD; the encoded protein is MSIKAGPLSFLLPLLAFLSVVLFHPQAVAEDKNVSDFDRSKMEGPLSITADYIRHYRKENRAEAKGNVALEYKDTLLTGDECEIDSNTGLGIMRGNARIQTEEILLGGSKFEFFLNSSLGTMENMTGYTRDGFYFTSKKAVRIKEDQYRLTKGTLTTCDPENPDWVAKSGRVELTLEDFATFYNMSFYFKGIPVFYTPYWAVPSITKRTTGFLEPSFGWSSRDGDYLNLTYFIAVSDQDDITLYLDYLSNRGTREGFEYRYFFAKNTYGKFNFDYADDRIADKSLWKLDYTHRHKSKSALYSRVKLDEESEVSYSKVFNDDDTALRSKKYTDSFIEFSYLFPGSSASMFARSYKDMGDLYPLNKNFYSKKPEISANIYPRRLFNTPLIAGIQNTITNLETETVGPNPVDIKNTSRLDVRPMLSLPLVPFNGFNFMPWVNGIGTWYSHNKIDESPLYVSYYTAGAAMEIPKAYKIFRLGDQDLKHTLTPIISYQYIPGYEVDDERLKVPLIDHLEQSTPISLLNFSLENSVLQKSAGNTLGQEIIRLNITQGYDFREANRITVGEKDKNKPLSNLNLDLDSKPLPWMVLNTALSYNHYENKPDSTITEAGIALKNGFFISYQKTINRLPEAVFSSGIMGVSVERGWSAEISTIYDEINYENPSTMLDITYKSCCFTVDVAAQKYYRTRVLEDNTYERYLDTKFFLLFSFKGFGDTGNKVAPIVGRKI
- a CDS encoding arginine decarboxylase, pyruvoyl-dependent; this encodes MTNWVPKKIFFTRGVGVHKDKLRSYELALRDAGVERCNLVEVSSILPPKCKILSKKEGLKYISGGMITFCVQARLTSNEPHRLIATSIGCAIPANQSLYGYLSEHHNYGETEKVAGDYAEDLAAGMLATTLGIDFDEDKSWDEKRQIYRISNKIVRTRNITQTAVVKGRNHHTVVALAVFIL